In Arachis hypogaea cultivar Tifrunner chromosome 7, arahy.Tifrunner.gnm2.J5K5, whole genome shotgun sequence, the genomic window TGTATTTtacaattcaaaataaaataaaataaaataaagatacgtTTTATTTGATAGAAAAATGGAGTAAATTGACAATTAgattcttaaaattttaacatCGGACTAAttagtttttgaagaaaaaaaatactaattaaacctTCCATAATAGTAAATGGTGGACATATATGTTCTTttgtcaatggatagagtgaAACGAAGTAGAGTTATTCATGTATTTTGTTATCTACAATGGTACGTGTCTTGTTGCTAGCACATGAATATAAAAACGATATAGTTTTGGACAGTAAAACATTCATTATCTTTTGAGTTTTCGTAtatcttttattaaatattttttatttattacaaatCCTATCAAAACAGGTAAAGTTTCACTCCAAAAATTATTATCTACGAAATTATCTTTATAAATAAACATGTTACAGTAATTAATGATACATATATAGGTACTACTGTTAAGTTTTACATACTGATTAATAAAAAGACATAATTAACGTGTTAATTGTTTGTTATCATAAAGATAACcagattttttttaaagactaattaatctgatatcaaattttaaaaaattcaattgtcactttatttgaagaaaaatatatagaaGCTACGTcccaaagagagagagaatgagagaataaAGTTGTTCTAAACCAAACAGGGAAAATGATAAAGAAGAATAATACCAAAAATAAAACCAGAAGATTAAAAAGGAATGGAGTGGAGTGGAAAAGAAATGAATTTTAGCTGGTTCTattgttttattaaataaataaataatgtagtgtaatgaaaaagaattgaacagaCTTCATccaatactattatatatttttgagaATAACGAACCAAACCGaaaaatgttatattatttttctctattaaattactATATTCTATTACGATATCTATACAATAGTATTAAATATGTTTCATTCCAATAAGTAGAATAATTATAGCCAAAGAAAATTGATAAAGTAATAAAGACTGGGaacatatttgaaaaaaaatgtagTAATTGAACAATAAGTTTGAACTCACTTAAACTTTTtgcaacctaaaaaaaaaaaaagaaaactaattaTATCATCCCATTTTATGAATTAGACTCCCGAATTggtaaaatatataaaagtataaaGATTAGGTGTGGGGTGGGATGGTTATTCATCAGATCATATAAAAGTAGTAATGACTAATGAacaatataatatatacatacacACATCATATATGTAAGTAGAGAATATTCGAAGCACGTAAGCTTTGAGACTTTGACCCATTAGAGATTATTGGCATATATGTTTGTTGACCTATATATGATTTATGAATACGACCCATACTGTTATTAACTGATCCCTAGCTAACTTGTCGGCGAATTTGATTTTTGCCACGCTCTTCTATCTTCAAATgaatttaatttacattttattaTGCTATGTGACATGCATATTCTTCATGTGTCTGCTTCTTCTTTAAGTCATTACCaccatcttcctcctcctcctaacTAACACAACCCAATTAAATAAATATGTCCCAAAAGACCAAAACACcgtttccttatttatttatttttctttcgttATCTTAGTCTTAAGTGTGAAGAACTACTTGTTAATAAAAGTTAAAAACAGTCTTAATAATGGCGGGTTGATTATTGGGGTTTCTATGTTAGGATATTTTATGACGTAAACTACTCTAAGTTTAAATTTTTACGTAACATTCTATACATACATGCAGAGAGATTTAAGTTTAAtaactatttatatttaattatttattctaattacattgactttttaattatttattaacaaTGCAAATTGACTAGCATTGTAGTGCCAATCAAGACAGAAACATCTTAGTTTTACAGGGCTCTAGCTAATTGTCAAACCTTGCATGTTACACACATGTGGTGTTAACTTTGCAATTCATGCATGTTGTCTAATACTCTAAATATGAAAATACAATGTatgtaatttttctttcttttcccgtTCATGAATCCGTATAGTTTTTATCCATTATGTTAGCCAATGTTTTTGGTTAATAAGAATATCCATCACTCTGATTTATTATTTACAGTTAATGAATGGAAAGAAATGAAATTTGGGAGATATGAGAATAGATCAATAGGAATAAGATTCATCCTGCTGAATCAAGAGATATAGAAGTTCTATTTGAGGATCGTACGTATAGCGTATCTAGCTAAATGAGGATCAGCAAAAAAATTCATTATTGCTTATTTTATGTTGTTATGTTATTTTGCTGGTAGCAGATAAAAGAAATAACTGAAAGTGGAAGATCTTATCATATTTTATAGTGTCATTCATTATACATGCATGAGTTATTGAactaattgtatatttttttactcTTCACAGCATTTTTTAAGAGTTTGTTGTTAAATAATAGATTTATTTAAGAGTTTGTGGTTAATTAATGAATTGTTATATGTATAagacaatatttaaatttttaatatttatttaaatagactaATAAATTAgtctataaataaatttaaattaattatatgtgaTTGTATATTTTAAGTTGacttgttattttatatatattcactTTGAATGCaatacttatataaaaaaatacatatgacCAAATTACCTTCCAATAATATGAAGAAAGATGGCAATTATTAAtgaattatagttcaaatgatataatttttttatactcatttaaaaattacaaatttgaaTCTCActcttaacttaaaaaaataaaaaataaaaaaatgtcaatCTAATcaacacaatattaaaaaagaGAAAGATTCAAATAACCAAATAAGTAATGATAATtattgaagaaataaaaaaagatgcCAATCTAATCAACACACCAGGAATGAGCATAACATTGAGAGAGAGAAAGATTCAAATAACCaaataattaatgataattgCTAAAGAAAAAACTAAGAATAAATCACTATATCCCCACTATCTCAGAtgacataataatttttttttaaatatttagatttaGACCTTGACTTTGATAGATATGTCCCCCTTTTAATTTATCTCCTCAATAAAATTTACTAAGATTAGATTACCCCAAAGCTTTGACTATTTAATTAATCATGACTAGCAATCTAGACCCTATCATTAAAAACATGGGTCGCTGAGCACTCTGAGCTTATACCTACCTTTTGCCATTAAAATAATCAAGTAATGAGATCTGATTCATTGACACCCTCCCACTTACCTTATGAGTTGATTTATTAATTACAAATACTCCTAAACTCCCActcttttttaaatcaaatttaatagaaAGTGGTAGTTATAGTTAGCTCCAGTGCACAGGTGTAAAGGACTTTGAATCTAGACATATAATTTTGTAAACCCAAAacgaagaaaaaaatatttaaagaatataaTCCTATGGCATGAGGTCCACACAATGTGCAAAAAGAATAGGGTACGTGGCAAGTAAATGGTTAGGGATGAAGAGTGGAATGTGTGTAGGCATTTTGCTCTAATTAAATTCGAATGTTATTTTCCACTATTAGCAGTATTTTGGGGTACAAACCGACAATTGGCCCACCCAGCCCACCAAAGGCCAATAATAAAACAATACTATtcacacacacaaaaaaagaaCTATATTTTATTATCAATACTCCAATTAAAAAATAACTGAGTAGTTCATTAATTCTCTCctaacataaaattttaataatgtttaacaAGTAAAAATTAATACACATGATAAACATTAAGAGTTGCGcattatatatgaatatatgtttgagttTTTTCCCTCTAATTTTCATGTTATTGAGAATTAGATTGAATTGCTCCATTTGATCGGATTAActaaaaataagttaataaattaatttgatttataataaaattgaatTGTTAGTGAATtagtcaaatttaaaaaaaaattaataaatagatTGAATTggtctaattttttaataattaatcaatttttaaaatttaaaataataaaatatcaattttttaataaatatattattttattatatttgattcaattctaattgaatttggattgaatttttaaatttttaaatatttaattctaatgcgatttaattttcattgctttactAATTTTGATGGGTCGTCTGTAAAAAGATTTGGTGTAGTAAacttcataataaaaattaaaaagtcatACACAGTAATAATAAGctcaattaatttttaatcattaatttatatttttaagcaAATTGTAGAAGATTAAGGGTGTGAAACTTCAAACACATAcacctttaattttatttattaattttgtccTTTAttgtttatataataaattttattatttttttataatatttttctcctttctcttgcatgttattatttttttagagttttaattattttttgtttatataatttttttaccgtTATTATACCTTTTTAGTATGaagcttctttttatttttattgtaattctATTAATtccaaactaaataaaaaaataatataaaaataatattagaatCATAAACAGTAAAaattatatctaaaaaaatactaaaaaatattaaaataaaataatataaaataattatttaaattcatatatagataaaataaatataattcaaacaatatttaatttattataatctattttaatataaaaattaccaaaTATAAACTATATTAATACCAATTCACCCTTAATCAAAAACCAATTTTATAAAAACTATTATTTACAAATTTTAATCCAAAGTCCAAACACAAACACacgttaaattaataataaaagaagagaaaaagcgcAATTGACCCATCAAATGTAACAGGGTGGTACCGTAGCTTTTGAAGAGAGAGACCAATATGTGTGATCCAAGGAAATCTGAGACTAACGAAGTTGAAGCAATGAGAGAACGCCACGTGTACTATGCCCCACAAGCACTGTCTTGGGTTAGCTTTGGAGCATGTGATAAGGTTATCTTCCGCTGATTGGGTGGATGGCTCCACGTGTTATCCTCGTTGGATTTTCACTTTTCTTAACGCGCTTCTCACCGCCCACTCTTCTTGGGTCATGCCCGATTCACTTTTACGGCTCCGGATTGAATTTTAATGCCCACAAAAATTCGAGACAAATTACGATGAATCCTATTATTTTTTCGAATAgtatagaaaattattttttaatatttaatattagttaacatttttatttttggaaaattaaCATAGATATGATTGTGTTGGGGAGAAAGAGAAACCCAACCATTCGGGTAAGGAAGATACGGGTTTGGTTTAACCCGACCCGAAAACAAACGAGCGGAACAAAAGGTAACACTGTGCAAGACAAGTTGAACTACAAGAAGCAGCTTTCCAAACTTGGTGACAAACGTGGGGAACCCAGAACCAAGCATTGTTCACAACTTGAATACAAGAAATTCCACATATCTCATCGTAGTAGTACACTGTAGAAGCAGCGCACAACTcaggagagagaagaagaagaaggaatattCACAGTTCAAACGGCAGTTCCTTCCTTGTACCAAAGGGACattatattatttaaagaaaaaaaaggaaaaaggaagagaCAAAGTAAACAATTATTAGCATTTAGCACCAACAAGGAGGGTGCTATCTCTAGAAGAGTGGAGAGTTTGGTGGGTCATCACGTTGTGTTGTGGAAAGTGTAAATTGCTCTAAGTGGCCCTTGTTTTGTTTCTTATCTAGTGCTTGCTTGCTCCATGATGTTGATGCCTTCAACTTCAATCCCATGTGTTCAGTTAATGGGAGAGCAACAACGCTGCCAACCTCTCTTTCTGTGATCTCAGTGGGTCAAAACTCTAACCACCAATTCTTCTATGTGTGTATGTGTGACTTTCTCTTTTCCCATTTTATTCATTTTCAATGGTTGGATATACGTGTGGATTATGGAAGTTGCATAGTTGAGTTCAATCAGCTTCatgtaatttaatataatattgtgTATTTTGCTCTAATTCGGGTGGTGCTGGAATGAATGAGAGAACTCATGCTTTATCTGTGAACTAATACTATATATTGATACCCTTTATTGCAAAgattctgtttttggtttttggatttGGATTCTCTCATTTATGAGTTCTCTGATGAGAATGGTTGTGTGAAATACTGAATATggttcttatttttgtttcaatcacAGATTGCTTTGGTAGAACTAGTTGATTTTTCGGGAATCAGGACTTCCATTTTTGGATAAAAGCAAGTCTCTTTGAATTCTTTGCCTTGAGTTTTTTACTCCGAAGGATTATAAGAACTAGAAAAGTACAGGAATTGGTCTAACGAGAAGGTAGATAGAATTCAAGAGCTTTAGCCATGTCTATGGCATTACAATGGGTTGTTACCTCTACCAGCTTAGAGGTCTCGAGCTCCATGGGCTTTCTTGACTCTGTCCGAGACGTGAGGCTCTTAGATTCTTCCAAGTTTATGTCCCGGGACTTTGGGTCAATTCGAGCAAAGAGGGATAAGAGAAGGAAATTTAGATATTGCTCTTTGAATACTGATATGAAGTATGCAAGTGTTGGTCAATCCGGCCTAGAGAATGCTAGTAACTTCCCTCTGCTGTCGAATGTGCTTGCGAACCCAACTGCAGGAGGAGAAGTAGCCGTTTCATCGGAGAAGAAGGTCTATGATGTGGTGCTGAAGCAAGCATCTCTGGTCAAGAGGAAGCTGAGCTCAACCACTGAACTTGAGATGAAGCCAGATATTGCCATGCCAGGGAACTTGGGCTTGTTGACCGAAGCTTATAGCCGCTGCGGAGAAGTTTGTGCAGAATATGCTAAGACATTTTACTTGGGTTAGCTTTCTATTATCTTTCCTTCAAGTGaggctttaaagttttaaacttttaatttggGATTGCAGCATGGTTTGAGTCCAATTTTTACATGGGAGTTTTATCTTTCAGGAACTCTCCTGATGACTCCTGAAAGGCGAAAAGCTATCTGGGCGATATACGGTGAGTGATCATGCTCATTTGGCTTGTATATGATCTCTTTCTCTGTATTTAGATTCTAttcctttttcccttttttcgatataaaaataaaatcatagtcTCTTGTAAGTTGATTAAAAACTGAGCATAACTGGACCTCTAAAGAATTACACTGGGAAACTTATTTGTAGTTTGCATCGCCCGAGCAAATATGAAGTTTCCACTTCCATCTAAGACAATCGGAACTTTCTGATCTTTAATATGATGTGTTGCTTCTTGCCTTTTCAGTGTGGTGTAGGAGAACAGATGAACTTGTTGATGGTCCCAATGCTTCACATATTACACCAAGTGCATTGGATAGGTGGGAAGCAAGATTGGAAGAGCTTTTCCAAGGCCGTCCATTCGATATGCTCGATGCTGCTTTATCTGATACTGTTTCCAATTTTCCCGTTGATATTCAGGTACGGTGTGGGATTCTGTTGAGCAAAGGAGAAAATTGCATGAAAATCATTGTCTTTTCATAATGTATTGGCTGTGGAAGAATTTTTAGCCCTGCATCATGCTTTGGCTTTCCAGTAAAATTTCATTAAATCCTTAATATTCTTGTCTTTGGTTTATAGCATTCCTTCATTTACTTATTCATTTATGAGGATTAACTCTACATGCTTTATATTCTTTCATCCGCAACAAAGTTCAAACCTCAAGCTAGCTTTGAGGACTTAATTTCCAATATTTCCTTTGCTTCAACACAGCCATTCAAAGACATGATTGAAGGAATGAGAATGGATCTTCGGAAGTCTCGATACAAGAACTTTGACGAACTATATCTCTACTGTTATTATGTTGCCGGCACAGTCGGTTTAATGAGTGTTCCAGTCATGGGAATTTCGCCAGATTCACAAGCCACGACGGAAAGTGTATATAATGCTGCCTTGGCTCttggcattgcaaatcagctaACAAACATACTCAGAGATGTCGGAGAGGAGTAAGTCATCGATTTTTATCATTCTTGTAAAAAATGGTATGATAACTTGAACAAAGGAAAAAAGTACTTGTAGATCGTCGAGTTTACTTCTCAGTTCTGACTATGACCATTAAAAGTTTTCATCAACTAAATCtgaatatttataatcaaaattatGATAATGTGATTCTGGTACTTTACTATTTCTTTGTTAGTATACAAGTTGagtgtatcttttctggtatttggTAAGATCTTGACTCGTCGAAACTTGTATGAGATGCTTTCATTGGCGTTAACTACCATTCACGcttcgcatagttttagttttagtttcagTTTCAAGGTGTGTTTTCATACCATATCAATATGTGGAACTTAAACAAGGTTACATAGTGTTTCAGTATATTTACAATGTCTTACCTTATTAGGATTCTAATGGACTTAACAAGTGATGCTTTGTTTTTCCAATGTGCTCATCTCAAGAATGAACCTGCATTTTGTTTTGGCTGTGATCTTATTATGACTAGTTCAATTTTTCGACAGTGCTAGCAGAGGAAGAGTGTATCTACCACAAGATGAGTTGGCTCAGGCAGGGCTTTCGGATGAGGACATATTTGCCGGAAAAGTGACAGACAAATGGAGGAACTTCATGAAGAGCCAAATTAAAAGGGCGAGAATGTTCTTTGACGAGGCAGAAAAGGGAGTGACAGAGCTTAACGAAGCTAGCCGGTGGCCAGTAAGAAATCCATGCTTTTATGACCTTGTCTGTGCTTTGAACTTTAACATATGGTCAtgttaaaaataaacataacagaATTCTAACTTGGATATGACAAAATTATGAGTTTGCGGTGTGGAAAAATTTGTTGAATGGATCAACTGGAAGTTGTCTGATGCCATTATAAATACAGTTTGATGTTCAATGTGCATGTCCTCATATTGCTTGCAAGCCATTTTGTTTTAGAGGGTTTCCTTGTGACTTTTGTTTATACTTTTTGGTAGTGACTTATGTTTATGCTAGTAATACCTGTCAACCAACCTGAGTAAGTTGGTCTAGTGTTTAGTTCACTAatccgcttaaacaagtgtcgggaGTTTGAATACCACCTTGTACATGCAGTAACCCATTGACTGACAACAAACTCTCAAATAGAGCTTCAATCTGCGATGAATTAGTCCTTGGTCTGCTGAGTCGAGGAATACCGTAGGAAACCAAACAATACATGTCAAGCTAACAAACAAAAAGTCTTGCATTTTCTATTATCTTTTTCTATAAAACAGCTTGGGCCTTATTGGGCCGGACCTTGTCCCGGCATGTCTCGGCTGTGTCTAAGGCATGCCCGAGACATGAGGGAATATAGCTTTCTATAGAATTTACAACTATTGGCTAAGGCTAACTCTTGTATAAGTGGTTCTTCATTGTTCATTTTTTATTCATGATTTAATCATAATCATATGAACACTAAAAGGGCGTTGGGGATTGTTGTAGGTATGGGCTTCCTTGCTATTATATCGGCAAATATTGGACGAGATTGAAGCTAATGATTACAACAATTTCACCAAGAGGGCTTATGTGAGCAAAGCCAAGAAGTTATTTTCTTTACCAACTGCTTATGCAAGATCTATGGTTCCTCCATCAAGGAAGTTATCTCCTGTAATGAAAGCATAGATACAATTACAAAACATCATAAAGTTGTGTaggaaaaaaaaatgcaaaaagggCATAATTTGTATATGATGAAATATTGTGTTGTGTACATTATCCGCTTGTGGTTGATATTGGATTTTTGCCATTTTCATTCTTCTCTAATCTCTAATATATAAAGCGATTTTCGGAGATTGCATAGTATTTGTTTATATTTAGTTGGAGTTAGTTCCATCATGTGTAAACGCTTGGTCTTGGTTTGAGAATTAAAAtacagtgtaaaatattttatataattatctaattatatattttttagatgattattcatgtaattaatataaaaaattattttgattcatatgacattaTGTAAGTAAATACACATATGTTATTACATTAAAATAtagcaaaattaaatttattaagatATTTGATAACATATCAGTCAATGTCAATGTAACAAATTATTTGTTAGAATATCAATATCCGTCTTTGATATCAATATATCTTAGACTTGCATATAGGAGTGGGTTAATTCGATAATACATTTCTAGAAGAAAACACTTTAGGGTTCCCATAGTAAAACTCTAGCCCAATTAAAAAATCTTATTGGTGATTTCAAATAATACAATAATTGTTCTAATAAAgttaattaacacacaaataaTAAATGGCCTATGAGTTCAAATAGTTAGAATGTTCGTGCTAAAAACCCGAAGGTTGCAGGTTTGAGACTGCATGGGccaatttatttatgttttggcACCACCGTGGCAGCTCATGTATATGGCTCTGGACATTGGACAGTATAGATATTTTTCCAATCATTACTAATACAAATTGAGAAAAATAATAAccctaacaaaaaaattaaaaataaataacaagtgGCCTATTAGCTCAGCTGGTTAGAGTGTCGTGCTAATAACGCGAAGGTCTCAGGTTTGAGACCTGCATGGGCCAATTTATATATGTTTTGGCAATATTTTTTCAACCGTTGAGAatacaaattaaagaaaataataaccctaataaatttaattaaaatagtaataatatatgGCCTATTAGCTCAGCTGGTTAGAGCGTCGTGCTAATAACGCGAAGGTCGCAGGTTCGAGACCTGCATGGGCCAATTTATTCATGTTTTAGCACCGCGGTGGGCCGGTGGCAGCTCATGTATATGGTCCTGGACATTTGATAGTATAGTGTATAGATACAGATATTTTTCCAACCACTAATAATGCAAAATACCTtccttgcttttttattttttttaagaaattaattttttttggttaatatattatttattttttaaatttattaaataaatattttttatattatt contains:
- the LOC112702603 gene encoding phytoene synthase 2, chloroplastic codes for the protein MSMALQWVVTSTSLEVSSSMGFLDSVRDVRLLDSSKFMSRDFGSIRAKRDKRRKFRYCSLNTDMKYASVGQSGLENASNFPLLSNVLANPTAGGEVAVSSEKKVYDVVLKQASLVKRKLSSTTELEMKPDIAMPGNLGLLTEAYSRCGEVCAEYAKTFYLGTLLMTPERRKAIWAIYVWCRRTDELVDGPNASHITPSALDRWEARLEELFQGRPFDMLDAALSDTVSNFPVDIQPFKDMIEGMRMDLRKSRYKNFDELYLYCYYVAGTVGLMSVPVMGISPDSQATTESVYNAALALGIANQLTNILRDVGEDASRGRVYLPQDELAQAGLSDEDIFAGKVTDKWRNFMKSQIKRARMFFDEAEKGVTELNEASRWPVWASLLLYRQILDEIEANDYNNFTKRAYVSKAKKLFSLPTAYARSMVPPSRKLSPVMKA